One Bacteroidota bacterium genomic window, GCAACGGCCACACGACTGCATTGCAGGCGCCTCTTATCTCGGACGGAGTTACCTCGATGTTGTATGTTGCCGACCTCATGCCGACAATTGCCCACGTTCAGCTTGCCTGGATTATGGGATACGATTTGCGGCCGTTGGTGACGCTTGAAGAGAAGCGGCGAATTCTCAACGAGGCCGTTGAAGGCAACTGGATGCTGTTCTTTGAACATGATGCAACAGTCGCGACGTGCAGGTTGCAGCGAACCGACAAAGGAATCGTTGCCCTGAATCCTTCACCGCTCGGTTAGGAGAATGGCCATGCCGGTCGAGTTTATTGCAGTGGCCAGAATGTCGGATCTTCCGGAGCGCGGCGGGAAGTTCATAAGGGTTGGAGATGATGAGATTGCGCTGTTCAAAGTGGCCGGAAAACTGTTTGCCATCAACAATGTCTGCGCTCATCAACATATCTCTGCGTTACACCAAGGAGTGTTGAACGGGCTGGAAGTGACGTGCCCGATGCATGGTTGGACGTATTCTCTTGAAACAGGGAAAGCTGTGAGTGGAA contains:
- the nirD gene encoding nitrite reductase small subunit NirD produces the protein MPVEFIAVARMSDLPERGGKFIRVGDDEIALFKVAGKLFAINNVCAHQHISALHQGVLNGLEVTCPMHGWTYSLETGKAVSGSGCVKTYPVKIAGENVLVEIERAP